A single Mangifera indica cultivar Alphonso chromosome 20, CATAS_Mindica_2.1, whole genome shotgun sequence DNA region contains:
- the LOC123204831 gene encoding probable leucine-rich repeat receptor-like protein kinase At1g35710, protein MEQLTQDKDLDSVTILQRVSSLVFLLLFAILSHSSSDVASNSTQEALALLKWKASLQNQSHSLLPSWTLSSADATNTFTHLKTKISPCTWFGISCNRARSITSISLTSASLKGTLHELSFSLFPNLACLDLAGNELFGVIPPQISYLTNLKVLYLYINKLSESIPKEISNLNSLTDLALGENQLSGSIPRSIRNLSNLKVLYLHTNNLSGVIPEEIGNLKFISDIELSKNQLSGPIPHSIGTLSNLKVLYLFSNNLYGTILEEICNLKFISNLSLSTNQLSGSIPHSVGNLSNLKFLYLYNNNLSGTTLEEVDNLKFILNLDLSENQLSGPIPHSIGNLSNLKVLYLYSNNFSGVILEEIDNLKFILDLGLSTNQLSDAISHSIGNLSNFKVLYLQSNKIFGVILEEVGNLNNNLSGVIPEKIGKLKFIFNLSLTTNQLSGAIPHSIGNLSNLKVLYLQSNNLFDVIPEEVGNLKFILNLDLSENQLSGLIPHSIGNLSNLKVLYLYNNNLSGVIPDEISNLKFILDLELSTNQLSGAIPHSVGNLSNLKSNNLSGVIPEEVGNLKFILSLDLSENQLNGSIPYSIGNLSNLKVLYFYSNNLFGVIPKEIGNLKFILDLELTTNQLSGVIPYSIGNPSNLKFLYLHTNNLSGIISYEVGNLLKLVELHLSYNHFTGYLPYNICRSESLTNFSVGENNLLGHIPQDLRDCKSLIRVRLEKNQFIGNIYEDLGVYPNLTFIDLSHNKFYGEISSNWGRCSRLGTLNVSGNNITGSIIHGLPRIDISYNKLHGPIPNNKAFRKAPIEALHGNKGLCGSVSGFTPCNNTFTSQKHVLGKRLVISFVSLGALALLIVVTIMFFCFRGKKQELPKEHGKVNEDKFLSVLNFDGKTMYEEIVSATENFNAKYCIGSDGSSNVYRAQVLLEAIFVVKKFHSFHLDKVNDQKEFLNEIRSLPEIRHQNIVKFFDFCVHSQHFLSIYEYLERGSLATFLNNEATARELDWELAYTIKVTEKCDVYSFGVLALEVIKGNHPGNIIPSLSFSFTWENMLLNNILDPRLPLPLPFVQDQLMVVIKLAIDCLGANPKYRPTMDVVSRMF, encoded by the exons ATGGAACAACTTACACAAGACAAAGACCTTGACTCTGTAACTAT TTTGCAGAGAGTTTCTTCACTTGTTTTCCTACTCTTGTTTGCTATTCTGTCTCATTCTTCATCTGATGTTGCTTCTAATTCTACTCAAGAAGCACTAGCTCTTCTCAAATGGAAAGCCAGCCTTCAAAACCAGAGTCATTCTCTTCTGCCATCATGGACTCTTTCTTCTGCAGATGCCACAAATACTTTTACCCACCTCAAAACCAAGATAAGTCCATGTACTTGGTTTGGAATCTCTTGTAATCGTGCTAGAAGTATCACAAGTATTAGCTTGACCAGTGCAAGTCTAAAAGGCACGCTTCATGAACTTTCTTTCTCATTATTTCCCAATCTTGCATGCCTTGATCTAGCTGGGAATGAGCTCTTCGGTGTCATCCCTCCTCAGATTAGTTACCTAACAAATCTAAAGGTCCTTTacctttatataaataagttatctGAATCTATTCCTAAAGAGATAAGCAACTTAAACTCTCTAACAGATTTAGCTTTGGGAGAAAATCAATTGAGTGGCTCCATCCCTCGTTCCATTAGAAATCTGagtaatttaaaagttttatacctCCACACCAATAACCTTTCTGGTGTCATTCCTGAGGAGATAGGCAACTTGAAGTTTATTTCGGATATAGAGTTGAGTAAAAATCAACTAAGTGGTCCTATTCCTCATTCCATTGGAACCCTAagcaatttaaaagttttatacctTTTTAGCAATAACCTTTATGGCACCATTCTTGAGGAGATATGCAACTTAAAGTTCATTTCTAATTTGTCATTGAGTACAAATCAACTGAGTGGCTCTATCCCTCATTCCGTTGGAAACCTAagcaatttgaaatttttataccTTTATAACAACAACCTTTCTGGCACCACTCTTGAGGAGGTAGACAACTTGAAGTTTATTTTGAATCTAGACTTAAGTGAAAATCAATTGAGTGGTCCTATTCCTCATTCCATTGGAAACCTGagcaatttgaaagttttatacCTTTATAGCAACAACTTTTCTGGTGTCATTCTTGAGGAGATAGACAACTTGAAGTTTATTTTGGATCTAGGGCTGAGTACAAATCAACTGAGTGATGCTATTTCTCACTCTATTGGAAACCTGAgcaattttaaagttttataccTTCAGAGCAACAAGATTTTTGGTGTCATTCTTGAGGAGGTAGGCAACTTGAA CAACAATCTTTCTGGTGTCATTCCTGAGAAGATAGGCAAATTGAagttcatttttaatttgtcaTTGACTACAAATCAACTGAGTGGTGCTATTCCTCACTCCATTGGAAACCTGagcaatttgaaagttttatacCTTCAAAGCAACAACCTTTTTGATGTCATTCCTGAAGAGGTAGGCAACTTGAAGTTTATTTTGAATCTAGACTTAAGTGAAAATCAATTGAGTGGTCTTATTCCTCATTCCATTGGAAACCTGagtaatttgaaagttttatacCTTTATAACAATAACCTTTCTGGTGTCATTCCTGATGAGATAAGCAACTTGAAGTTTATTTTAGATCTAGAGTTAAGTACAAATCAACTGAGTGGTGCTATTCCTCACTCCGTTGGAAACCTAagcaatttgaaa AGCAACAACCTTTCTGGTGTCATTCCTGAGGAGGTAGGCAACTTGAAGTTTATTTTGAGTCTTGACTTGAGTGAAAATCAATTGAATGGTTCTATTCCTTATTCCATTGGAAACCTGagcaatttgaaagttttatacTTTTATAGCAACAACCTTTTTGGTGTCATTCCTAAGGAGATAGGCAACTTGAAGTTTATTTTGGATTTAGAGTTGACTACAAATCAACTGAGTGGTGTTATTCCTTACTCTATTGGAAACCCgagtaatttgaaatttttataccTCCACACCAATAACCTTTCTGGAATCATTTCATATGAAGTTGGAAATCTCTTGAAGTTGGTTGAACTACATTTGTCTTACAATCACTTTACTGGTTATCTTCCTTATAATATTTGTCGAAGTGAATCACTTACTAACTTTTCTGTTGGTGAGAACAATTTGCTTGGTCATATCCCCCAAGATTTGAGAGATTGCAAAAGCTTAATAAGAGTTCGCCTCGAAAAGAACCAATTTATTGGAAACATTTATGAAGATTTGGGTGTCTATCCAAATCTTACTTTCATAGATCTCAGTCACAACAAATTTTATGGTGAAATCTCATCTAATTGGGGAAGGTGCTCTCGGTTAGGCACTTTAAATGTCTCTGGAAACAATATTACTGGGAGCATT ATACATGGATTGCCACGTATTGACATATCTTATAACAAGTTACATGGTCCAATTCCCAACAACAAAGCATTCCGAAAAGCTCCAATTGAAGCATTACATGGGAATAAAGGATTGTGTGGTAGTGTTAGTGGATTTACACCTTGCAATAACACTTTCACTTCACAAAAGCATGTCTTAGGAAAGAGGTTGGTAATTTCCTTTGTTTCTTTGGGAGCACTTGCTCTTCTAATTGTTGTGACAATAATGTTCTTTTGTTTTCGAGGAAAGAAACAAGAGTTACCGAAAGAACATGGAAAGGTGAATGAGGATAAATTTCTTTCagtattaaattttgatggaaaAACAATGTATGAAGAAATTGTAAGTGCAACAGAGAATTTTAATGCCAAGTATTGCATCGGGAGTGATGGGTCTAGCAATGTTTATAGAGCACAAGTTCTATTAGAGGCTATTTTTGTAGTAAAGAAATTTCACTCATTTCATCTTGACAAGGTAAATGACCAAAAAgagtttttaaatgaaataaggTCATTACCAGAGATACGACATCAAAATATTGTGaaatttttcgatttttgtgtaCATTCTCAACACTTTCTTTCAATTTATGAGTATCTTGAAAGAGGTAGCTTAGCCACATTCTTGAATAATGAAGCTACAGCAAGAGAATTGGATTGGG AATTGGCTTACACGATAAAGGTAACTGAGAAATGTGATGTATATAGTTTTGGAGTGTTAGCATTAGAAGTGATAAAAGGAAATCATCCTGGCAATATCATTCCTTCTCTATCCTTTTCTTTCACTTGGGAGAACATGTTGTTGAACAACATTTTGGATCCACGTCTTCCacttcctttgccttttgttcAAGATCAACTAATGGTAGTCATAAAGCTAGCAATTGATTGCTTAGGTGCCAATCCAAAATATAGGCCAACCATGGATGTGGTTTCTCGTATGTTTTGA